CTTCATTTGTCGATGACATTACCTATTTATAACCCTGTCTATTAAAAAACCAATCTGCCCCAAAACCAAACCAATAATTAATGCCTCTGGTGCTAACCCTACAATTAATAAGCCAAAAAAAGTCATTAACACTAATAAAATCATACGCATAATGACACTAACTGACATCATTATAACAACAGTACCTGGACTAATATTTAATTTCCCTTTTTGTTTATTTATATACCTATTAATCAAACTAGTATTTAATAGACCAATTATGCCACCATAAATTGCTGCTATAGCCACATTACTCATAGAAAAATAAATACTCACTACTAATAATATACTTAATTGTACCTTTGGCCATTCACTTCTTGTTGCCAAAATATCTATTCGCCTAATCGAATTTACCAATATAAAGTATAAATTATACAGTCTAGCTTATAAAAAAATCGCTTTTTTATGACTTCCAATCAATTAAATTAATCCTTAATTAAATATGATTATATAATCATATTGTGATACATTTGACAAGTATACATATTATCAGAATAATTAACTTATTTTTAGGAGTGATATTATGTCTCATGTTGTTGTTATTGGCGCAAGTACAGGCGGACTACCTTTTGCCTACGATATTAAAAAAACATTAGGAAAAAATCATAAAGTAACGGTTATTTCCAATAATCCAAACTTTAACTTTATCCCTTCAAACCCTTGGTTAGCTGTTGGTTGGCGTAGTGAAGAGAATATTAGTTTTTTACTTGAACCTTATTTAAAACGCAAAAATATTGAGCTTATTATTGGTGAGGCTAATGAAATCAAACCTAATGATAACCAAGTTATGGTTGGTAACCAGGTTATAAACTATGATTATTTAGTGCTAGCTACAGGTCCTAAACTTGCTTTTGACGAGATTGAAGGTTTAGGTCCTGAAGGTCATAGTGTTTCAATTTGCACTACTGCCCACGCTGAATCAGCACGCCAAGAATGGAAAAAGTTTTGTACAAGTGGTGGTGGGCCAATTGTTGTAGGTGCTGTACAGGGTGCCTCATGTTTTGGTCCAGCTTATGAATTCGCTACTATTATGGATACTGATCTTAAAAAACAAGGTATTCGTGATAAATGTCCTATCACTTTTATTACGGCAGAGCCATATATTGGCCATCTAGGATTGGGTGGTGTAGGTGATTCAAAAGGTTTATTAGAATCAGAATTTAGACAACGTCATATCAAGTGGATTACTAACGCTAAAGTTACTAATATTGCAGCTAATAAAGTTACGGTAGATCAAGTTAATGATGAAGGAGAGGTAGTTAAAACAATTGAAACAGCCACTCAGTATACTATGATGTTACCAGCCTTTAAGGGTGTTGATACAGTTGCGAAATTAGCAGATATAGATGCAGGTTTTGTTAATCCACGTGGATTTGTTATAGTAAATGATTATCAACAATCTCCTGTTAAAGATAATATCTTTTCAATCGGTGTGAATATTGCCATTCCCCCTGTTGAAAAAACACCTGTAATGTGCGGCACACCAAAAACAGGCTATATGATTGAATCCATGGTCACTGCTGTTGTACATAATATTGAAGAAATGATTG
This sequence is a window from Candidatus Vesicomyosocius sp. SY067_SCS001. Protein-coding genes within it:
- a CDS encoding ATP synthase subunit I, producing the protein MATRSEWPKVQLSILLVVSIYFSMSNVAIAAIYGGIIGLLNTSLINRYINKQKGKLNISPGTVVIMMSVSVIMRMILLVLMTFFGLLIVGLAPEALIIGLVLGQIGFLIDRVINR
- a CDS encoding NAD(P)/FAD-dependent oxidoreductase; translated protein: MSHVVVIGASTGGLPFAYDIKKTLGKNHKVTVISNNPNFNFIPSNPWLAVGWRSEENISFLLEPYLKRKNIELIIGEANEIKPNDNQVMVGNQVINYDYLVLATGPKLAFDEIEGLGPEGHSVSICTTAHAESARQEWKKFCTSGGGPIVVGAVQGASCFGPAYEFATIMDTDLKKQGIRDKCPITFITAEPYIGHLGLGGVGDSKGLLESEFRQRHIKWITNAKVTNIAANKVTVDQVNDEGEVVKTIETATQYTMMLPAFKGVDTVAKLADIDAGFVNPRGFVIVNDYQQSPVKDNIFSIGVNIAIPPVEKTPVMCGTPKTGYMIESMVTAVVHNIEEMIANKTPTHIPTWNAVCIADMGDTGVTFVAMPQIPPRNVTWAKKGKMMHLAKIAFEKFFIRNMKTGNSEPAYQKYIFKILGIERLKKSR